A section of the Flavobacterium ardleyense genome encodes:
- a CDS encoding thioredoxin domain-containing protein: MNELSNESSPYLLQHANNPVHWKPWNDLHLAQAKKENKLIVVSIGYSACHWCHVMEHESFEDSEVAETMNKNFINIKIDREERPDIDAVYMKAVQIMTSRGGWPLNVVCLPDGRPIWGGTYFAKAEWTESLEQLNKLYHTNPEKIFDYASKLHEGIESISLIKTAEDKTEIPQSVLAPLLAKWKRSFDLDFGGYARAPKFMMPNNYEFLLRYAHQNNDQELLDFVNLTLTKMAYGGLFDTIEGGFSRYSVDLKWHIPHFEKMLYDNAQLISLYAQAYRKTKNSLYKEVIEKTFKFLENNLLSENGGFYCALDADSLNKNGKLEEGAFYSWTIAELTDLIGDDFKLFSKVFNINTFGHWEHDTYVLIQTHDLESLAFAEGISIEELQSKKEKWEKTLLQTRNKRPRPRLDNKILTSWNGLMLTAYVDAYRSFGESHYLKLAENNANFILKNLYNEDNSLMHTFQNGKGSINGYLEDYCFVIQGFIDLYQVTSDEKWLRKSKQLADFCFEHFYDDSGFFRFTSDRDSKLIAPHYEVEDNVIPASNSVMAENLLVLAKYFANDHYLEVSRKMTLSIVANIDFPSAYSNWLQVFLNYDSNFKEVVLIGCNSKVEAEKLNLTYIPNILMAFAESDSDIPLLAGKFQPNKNLFYICQNKTCSAPKSDFSKIISNLA, encoded by the coding sequence ATGAATGAATTATCAAACGAAAGTAGTCCATATTTACTCCAACACGCCAATAATCCCGTTCATTGGAAACCTTGGAACGACCTACATTTGGCGCAAGCCAAAAAAGAAAACAAACTAATTGTTGTAAGCATAGGTTATTCAGCTTGCCATTGGTGCCATGTGATGGAGCATGAAAGTTTTGAAGATTCAGAAGTTGCAGAAACGATGAACAAAAATTTCATTAATATAAAAATTGATCGCGAAGAACGGCCAGATATTGATGCCGTGTATATGAAAGCGGTTCAAATTATGACTTCGCGAGGTGGATGGCCACTTAATGTAGTCTGTCTCCCCGACGGAAGGCCAATTTGGGGCGGAACTTATTTTGCAAAAGCAGAATGGACTGAATCGCTCGAGCAATTAAACAAACTATACCACACCAATCCCGAAAAGATTTTCGATTATGCATCGAAATTACATGAGGGAATTGAATCGATAAGTCTTATAAAAACTGCCGAAGATAAAACTGAAATTCCTCAGTCTGTTTTAGCACCATTACTTGCAAAATGGAAACGCAGTTTTGACCTCGATTTTGGTGGTTATGCCAGAGCCCCGAAATTTATGATGCCCAATAACTATGAATTTCTTTTGAGATATGCGCATCAAAATAATGACCAAGAACTGCTAGATTTTGTAAATCTTACGTTGACCAAAATGGCTTACGGCGGATTATTTGACACAATCGAAGGTGGGTTTTCTCGCTATTCGGTCGATTTAAAATGGCACATTCCACATTTTGAAAAGATGCTCTACGACAATGCGCAACTCATCTCTTTATACGCTCAAGCCTACCGAAAAACCAAAAATTCTCTTTATAAAGAAGTAATTGAAAAGACTTTTAAATTTTTAGAAAATAATCTTTTGTCAGAAAATGGTGGTTTTTACTGCGCGCTTGATGCTGATAGTCTCAACAAAAATGGCAAACTGGAAGAAGGTGCATTTTATAGCTGGACCATTGCAGAATTGACTGATTTAATTGGAGATGATTTCAAATTATTTAGCAAGGTTTTCAACATTAATACCTTTGGCCATTGGGAGCACGATACTTATGTTTTAATTCAAACCCATGATTTAGAAAGTTTGGCTTTCGCCGAAGGTATCAGCATTGAAGAACTCCAATCTAAGAAAGAAAAGTGGGAAAAGACTTTACTTCAGACACGAAATAAACGGCCTAGGCCACGATTGGACAACAAAATATTGACTTCTTGGAATGGATTGATGCTAACTGCTTATGTGGACGCCTATCGCTCTTTTGGCGAAAGCCACTATCTTAAACTTGCTGAAAATAACGCGAATTTCATTCTTAAAAATCTATATAACGAAGACAATAGCTTGATGCACACCTTTCAGAATGGAAAAGGTAGTATCAACGGATACCTCGAAGATTATTGTTTTGTAATACAAGGCTTTATCGATTTGTACCAAGTGACTTCTGATGAAAAGTGGTTGCGAAAATCAAAACAACTAGCTGATTTTTGTTTCGAACATTTTTATGACGATAGCGGATTTTTTAGATTTACATCAGATAGAGATTCGAAATTGATTGCGCCACATTATGAAGTTGAAGACAATGTTATTCCCGCAAGTAACTCGGTAATGGCTGAGAATTTGCTGGTCTTGGCCAAATATTTCGCCAACGACCACTACCTAGAAGTAAGCAGAAAGATGACTCTTTCTATAGTAGCGAATATTGATTTTCCGTCGGCATATTCCAATTGGCTTCAGGTATTTTTGAATTATGACAGCAATTTTAAAGAAGTTGTATTAATAGGATGCAATTCTAAAGTAGAAGCTGAAAAACTAAATTTGACTTATATTCCAAATATTTTGATGGCTTTCGCCGAAAGTGATTCGGATATTCCACTTCTGGCAGGAAAATTTCAACCAAATAAAAATCTTTTCTACATTTGCCAAAATAAAACCTGTAGTGCTCCCAAATCTGATTTTAGCAAAATAATATCAAATTTAGCCTAG
- a CDS encoding NifU family protein yields the protein MTILKIVETQNPTIIKFEFPDFIVTQGNYEYKNIDDAKNSPLAQQLFHLPFVKTIYISGKFIAIERYSIVEWIDVQEAVAEQIQDYVNNGGEIIAVQTPTIGKKAITVYGEMTPNPSALKFVVNIMLTKTSADFKSIDDTAPSPLAKVLFNFPYVKEIYIHENYISITKYDIYEWSDITLELRTFIKEFLENGGLAIDEALIVATPEQQKQQITNFDTLDTTSQKIINILEEYVKPAVAADGGNILFQSYDPVEKRVKVVMQGACNGCPSSTFTLKSGIENMLKDMLNDNDIKVEAVAG from the coding sequence ATGACAATCCTCAAAATAGTAGAGACCCAAAATCCTACAATAATTAAATTTGAATTTCCAGATTTTATTGTTACTCAAGGGAATTACGAATACAAAAATATTGACGACGCGAAAAACTCTCCCCTAGCACAACAACTTTTTCACCTTCCGTTTGTAAAAACAATTTACATTTCTGGAAAATTTATAGCGATTGAAAGATATAGTATAGTTGAATGGATTGATGTACAAGAAGCCGTTGCCGAACAAATTCAAGATTATGTAAATAATGGCGGCGAAATTATTGCTGTACAAACACCAACGATTGGTAAAAAAGCAATCACGGTCTACGGCGAAATGACGCCAAATCCGTCAGCGTTAAAATTTGTAGTCAATATCATGTTGACTAAGACATCGGCAGATTTTAAAAGCATAGATGACACTGCTCCGTCTCCCTTGGCAAAGGTGCTTTTCAATTTTCCTTATGTAAAAGAAATTTACATTCACGAAAACTATATTTCTATCACGAAGTATGACATATATGAGTGGAGCGATATCACTCTGGAACTTAGAACTTTTATCAAAGAATTTCTTGAAAATGGCGGCTTAGCAATTGACGAAGCGTTGATCGTTGCAACTCCAGAGCAACAAAAGCAGCAAATTACAAACTTCGATACATTAGATACTACTTCACAAAAGATTATCAATATCCTTGAAGAGTATGTAAAGCCAGCGGTTGCCGCAGATGGTGGAAATATTCTATTTCAATCATACGATCCAGTGGAAAAGAGAGTAAAAGTAGTAATGCAAGGAGCTTGTAATGGATGCCCTTCTTCTACTTTCACACTTAAAAGCGGAATCGAAAACATGCTAAAAGACATGCTCAATGATAACGACATTAAAGTCGAAGCTGTTGCAGGATAA
- a CDS encoding choice-of-anchor L domain-containing protein: MRKALLLLCLILSFGAHAQLVVTTNQTPNQLVQDVLLGAGVTVSNVKFNGSAANANLIRDQAAHFNDGIAANLGIETGVVLSTGQASFAAGPNAAFPASLESTTAIVGDPDLQILAGNSTVVKSAVLEFDFIPTGENLSFDFVFGSKEYPTYAPPLSSGFNDAFGFFLSGPGINGTFSNQAINIALVPGTTSYVTINNVNPVTNPQYFISNPVGAPGINYGGFTVIIPAQAQVQCGAVYHIKLAIGNVSDNGFDSAVFLKANSFSTTPIDLGGDLTVAAGTALCNGDEYDLCTGLDPAIPHQWYLNDVAIPGATNPCYTVLENGTYKVVALPYGVNCPVMAQAVIEVQDAILPPENVPPDLFETTTLFDLTEVEADVFAGENAANFDIYYFNSQFNAENGIADIADPTNYIGFDGEVIFQKVESLVTSGCNTIMSFTLRILPCEEVDNPADVVNCDSYILPALTHGNYFTQTNGGGTALFAGDVISNTSTLFVYLNEPVGCEAEESFTVTINPVPTITDPTPLEVCDDNYDGLASFDLTIKNDEITGGVAGLTVQYFETDTSTTPIANVTNYGIINANTYTLTVRVFDPLSPECFSTTTLVLVVNPKPAIAPITAYQLCETSIPEDGIEAFDLNTKTAEIINGQANIEVTYYTSQALAQGGVAGTEISTAAPYNSASAQIWVRLENTVSGCFAVTSFNLVVNARPIANEPAAMNGCSNGIVNTASFNLNLNNPQVNGATGIVITYHLTLADAIADVDALPTPYVSGPAIVFIRVENTATGCFNTTQVQLNVTQGPTANTPTPLEVCDPNSDGWSTFNLADANEEISGGPVPAGVTITYHETLTDAEFGENALPSIYDNNVPYLQTIWVNVSFALTGCSNIVELQLIVNNTPVATEIPALEVCDDNADGSAAFDLTTAIAGILNTIDPTTHTVSFYPTQANATAGTAEIVNVTSYNSTTQTIWVRVENNDTGCFDVISLDLVVNALPLVAAPIPAYTLCDVNNPGDQTEEFDLQSTIPMILNGQDGMEVTFYFDQANAEAQTNALPFLYTNISNAQTIWVTVKNLATGCFVTSRMDLRVVPLPVLYPPTGPVVECDQDGNGFAIFDLDALVADLLQGEPNTDVTFHLTEQDAITGTTAQTSPFENTTAFIDFIWVRAENTLTGCFSILAIELNVTAAPKIPALDPIVKCDEDSNNQNGFTTFDLTVQTPIIVDAQTGAGPYTVTYYTSEAAANAGVAPIIQDTFYTNNANPQTIWVRIDDDNSDCFAVKSFEISVNLPILLTRPTPLSLCDDGPTTTLPQTVFDLTIKNEEIVGTAVGYSIVYFPSWADAQAGTNAITDPTAYTNIANAQTLGVMVTSADGCVSYTTMDIRVLPLPTPRTDLAGLDIEGCEDTLGSEEGVFDLTQNEEYIADEDPNLIFEYYLSEQDAIDGVNAIADPTNYVGPATTIWIKVMNASVNYLGDNCYVIIQQNIVVNGLPVLNDPTEYKYCDIGATGTAEFTLNAHNDEVLEEGQDLADFTFAYYLNQADAEAGINELPNLYTNITNPQDIVVAVTHGATSCKSYAVVTLVVAEGAVSTTPTAYATCDTDADGILIIDLETLFSTEILGAQVAPEFTVSYYPTLEDAQDGTNAIDPATAYSASTGILFAAVNNTTTGCRSLPVEVAITIEALPNPVITSDNPALCVDFVTGVLNSGMTLDSNLDPALYTFEWSLDGVVIAGAVDATYSITTVTPGVYSVVATSVSALGCPSAAASFTVIKSGPAVAVGEGFTVSNAFTDNQTLTVTVEGFGDYVYSLDNGPFLDNDGIFLNITPGLHTVVVRDLNSCEDDLVLEVFAINYPHFFTPNGDGFNDTWNIPTLASDLSAKIYIFDRYGKLIKQISPSGEGWNGTFNGKELPSSDYWFTVFYLENGTNKEFKAHFSLKR; this comes from the coding sequence ATGAGAAAAGCATTACTTTTATTGTGTTTAATCTTGAGTTTTGGAGCTCACGCACAGCTGGTAGTAACTACAAATCAAACCCCTAATCAACTAGTTCAAGATGTTCTTCTTGGTGCTGGAGTTACGGTTAGCAATGTTAAGTTTAACGGTAGTGCGGCAAACGCAAATTTAATAAGAGATCAAGCTGCTCATTTTAATGACGGAATTGCTGCAAATCTTGGGATAGAAACGGGTGTCGTTTTGTCTACCGGGCAAGCTTCATTTGCAGCCGGTCCTAACGCTGCTTTTCCTGCCAGCTTAGAGTCAACAACAGCAATTGTTGGAGATCCTGATTTGCAAATTCTTGCAGGTAATAGCACTGTGGTTAAATCTGCAGTTTTAGAATTTGATTTTATTCCCACAGGTGAAAACCTGAGCTTCGATTTTGTATTTGGCTCAAAAGAGTATCCTACTTATGCTCCTCCACTTAGCAGCGGATTTAATGATGCTTTTGGATTTTTCTTAAGCGGTCCAGGAATTAATGGTACGTTTTCAAATCAAGCAATAAATATAGCTTTAGTTCCTGGCACAACAAGTTATGTGACTATCAATAATGTTAATCCAGTAACTAACCCTCAGTATTTTATTTCAAATCCGGTTGGTGCGCCAGGTATAAATTACGGTGGTTTTACTGTAATTATTCCTGCACAGGCGCAAGTACAGTGTGGCGCAGTTTATCATATTAAATTAGCAATTGGAAATGTGTCGGATAACGGTTTTGATTCAGCGGTATTTTTGAAGGCAAATAGTTTCTCAACAACACCAATAGATCTTGGTGGTGACTTGACAGTAGCTGCGGGAACTGCTCTTTGCAATGGAGACGAATATGATTTATGTACAGGATTGGATCCAGCTATTCCTCATCAATGGTATCTTAATGATGTTGCGATACCGGGTGCAACAAATCCTTGTTATACAGTACTTGAAAATGGTACTTATAAAGTTGTTGCCCTACCTTATGGTGTTAATTGTCCTGTTATGGCACAAGCAGTTATAGAGGTGCAAGATGCTATCTTGCCTCCTGAAAATGTACCACCCGACTTATTTGAAACTACAACTCTATTTGATTTAACAGAGGTAGAAGCAGATGTTTTTGCAGGTGAAAATGCAGCTAATTTTGATATTTATTATTTCAACTCACAATTTAATGCAGAAAATGGGATTGCAGATATTGCTGATCCTACAAATTATATCGGATTTGATGGGGAAGTGATTTTTCAAAAAGTAGAAAGCTTAGTGACTTCTGGTTGTAATACCATTATGTCCTTTACTCTTCGAATACTTCCTTGCGAGGAGGTTGATAATCCTGCTGACGTTGTAAATTGTGATTCGTATATATTGCCAGCCCTTACTCATGGAAATTATTTTACACAAACCAATGGAGGAGGTACGGCACTTTTTGCAGGTGATGTAATATCTAATACTTCAACATTGTTTGTTTATTTAAACGAGCCTGTTGGATGTGAAGCTGAAGAAAGCTTTACCGTAACGATAAATCCTGTGCCTACCATCACAGATCCAACGCCACTTGAAGTTTGCGATGACAATTACGATGGATTGGCTTCTTTCGATTTAACAATCAAGAATGATGAGATTACAGGTGGAGTTGCAGGACTAACTGTTCAATATTTTGAAACAGATACATCTACTACACCGATTGCCAATGTTACCAACTATGGCATCATCAACGCAAATACCTATACTTTAACGGTGCGAGTTTTTGATCCATTGTCGCCAGAATGTTTTAGTACAACTACATTGGTATTAGTTGTAAATCCAAAACCAGCTATTGCGCCAATTACAGCCTACCAATTATGTGAGACAAGTATTCCTGAAGATGGGATAGAGGCATTTGATTTAAATACAAAAACCGCTGAAATCATCAACGGTCAAGCAAATATTGAAGTTACTTACTACACATCTCAGGCATTAGCGCAAGGTGGAGTTGCCGGTACCGAAATAAGTACAGCGGCTCCTTACAACAGTGCGTCTGCGCAAATCTGGGTGCGACTAGAAAATACCGTAAGCGGATGTTTTGCCGTAACTTCTTTCAATCTAGTAGTCAATGCACGTCCTATTGCCAATGAGCCAGCAGCAATGAATGGTTGTAGCAATGGAATAGTGAACACTGCTTCCTTTAATTTAAATCTAAACAATCCGCAAGTGAATGGTGCAACAGGTATCGTTATAACGTATCACTTAACTCTTGCCGATGCCATCGCTGATGTTGATGCGCTGCCAACTCCTTATGTGAGCGGACCAGCAATTGTATTCATTAGAGTAGAAAATACTGCAACAGGATGTTTTAATACCACTCAAGTACAGCTTAATGTAACCCAAGGGCCAACGGCAAATACGCCAACACCTCTTGAAGTGTGTGATCCAAATAGCGATGGTTGGAGCACATTTAATTTAGCCGATGCAAATGAAGAAATTAGTGGAGGTCCAGTGCCTGCAGGTGTTACTATCACCTACCATGAAACTCTAACTGATGCAGAATTTGGCGAAAATGCGTTGCCTTCAATTTATGATAACAACGTTCCGTACCTTCAAACAATTTGGGTCAATGTCTCTTTTGCACTTACAGGTTGTTCGAATATTGTAGAGCTTCAATTGATTGTGAATAATACCCCGGTTGCCACCGAAATTCCAGCTTTGGAAGTTTGTGACGACAACGCCGATGGTAGTGCTGCTTTTGATCTGACTACTGCAATCGCCGGAATTTTAAATACTATAGACCCTACAACTCACACCGTTTCTTTCTATCCTACACAAGCAAATGCGACTGCAGGAACGGCCGAAATTGTGAATGTAACTTCATATAATTCTACTACTCAAACTATTTGGGTACGAGTAGAGAATAATGATACTGGATGTTTTGACGTTATTTCGTTGGATTTGGTTGTCAATGCACTGCCACTTGTAGCAGCTCCAATTCCTGCTTACACCCTTTGTGATGTAAACAATCCTGGAGATCAAACAGAAGAATTTGATTTGCAATCAACTATTCCGATGATCCTAAACGGTCAAGACGGAATGGAAGTAACTTTTTACTTTGACCAAGCAAATGCCGAGGCACAAACCAATGCGCTTCCGTTTTTATACACCAACATAAGCAACGCTCAAACTATTTGGGTTACTGTAAAGAATCTTGCTACTGGATGTTTTGTAACAAGCCGCATGGATCTTCGTGTAGTGCCACTACCAGTTTTATACCCACCAACAGGACCTGTTGTAGAGTGTGATCAAGATGGAAATGGTTTTGCGATATTTGATCTAGATGCGCTTGTTGCCGATTTATTACAAGGAGAACCAAACACCGATGTGACGTTCCACCTTACCGAGCAAGATGCAATAACAGGAACTACTGCTCAGACAAGTCCGTTTGAAAATACCACTGCCTTCATAGATTTTATTTGGGTACGTGCAGAAAACACGCTAACCGGATGTTTCAGCATTCTAGCAATCGAACTAAATGTAACAGCAGCGCCAAAAATTCCAGCACTTGATCCAATTGTAAAATGTGATGAGGATAGCAACAATCAAAATGGTTTTACCACTTTTGACTTGACTGTTCAAACCCCAATTATCGTGGATGCACAAACAGGAGCAGGACCTTATACTGTAACTTATTATACATCTGAGGCTGCAGCCAATGCTGGAGTAGCACCAATTATTCAAGACACATTTTATACAAATAATGCAAATCCACAAACAATTTGGGTTCGAATAGATGATGATAATAGTGATTGTTTTGCAGTGAAGAGTTTTGAAATTAGTGTCAACTTACCAATCTTGCTTACACGTCCAACGCCATTATCACTTTGTGATGACGGCCCAACGACCACTTTGCCACAGACGGTTTTTGACCTAACGATAAAAAATGAAGAAATCGTAGGAACAGCTGTAGGATACAGCATTGTATACTTCCCAAGTTGGGCAGATGCACAAGCTGGTACAAATGCTATTACAGATCCAACCGCATACACCAATATTGCCAATGCACAAACACTTGGCGTGATGGTAACCTCTGCAGACGGATGTGTGAGCTATACTACTATGGATATTCGCGTATTGCCATTGCCAACTCCACGTACAGATTTAGCTGGATTGGATATCGAAGGTTGTGAAGATACATTAGGTAGCGAAGAAGGAGTCTTTGATTTAACTCAAAATGAAGAGTATATCGCAGACGAAGATCCAAACCTGATATTCGAATATTATTTATCCGAGCAAGATGCTATTGATGGCGTAAATGCTATTGCCGATCCGACAAATTATGTAGGTCCAGCAACAACAATCTGGATCAAAGTAATGAACGCATCGGTTAATTATTTGGGAGACAACTGTTATGTAATTATTCAGCAGAATATTGTTGTGAATGGACTTCCAGTGTTAAACGATCCTACCGAATACAAATACTGTGATATCGGAGCAACCGGAACGGCAGAGTTTACATTAAACGCTCACAACGACGAAGTACTTGAAGAAGGTCAAGACCTTGCAGATTTCACATTTGCATACTACTTAAACCAAGCAGATGCCGAAGCAGGAATCAATGAGTTGCCAAACCTTTATACTAATATTACCAATCCTCAGGATATAGTGGTAGCCGTTACTCATGGAGCTACGAGTTGTAAATCTTATGCAGTAGTAACATTAGTAGTTGCCGAAGGTGCCGTATCAACTACACCAACAGCTTATGCAACTTGTGATACAGATGCAGATGGAATTTTGATTATCGATTTAGAAACATTGTTTAGCACCGAAATATTAGGAGCTCAAGTAGCGCCAGAATTCACAGTTTCGTACTACCCAACTCTAGAAGATGCTCAAGACGGAACCAATGCAATTGATCCAGCAACAGCTTATTCAGCAAGTACAGGAATCTTATTTGCAGCAGTAAATAATACAACTACAGGATGTAGATCACTTCCGGTAGAGGTAGCTATTACAATCGAAGCGCTTCCAAATCCAGTAATTACTTCAGACAATCCAGCATTATGTGTTGACTTTGTAACCGGAGTATTAAACAGCGGGATGACTTTGGATAGCAACCTTGATCCAGCACTTTATACATTTGAATGGTCACTTGATGGCGTTGTCATTGCAGGAGCAGTAGACGCTACTTATAGCATCACAACTGTTACACCAGGAGTTTACTCAGTAGTAGCAACAAGTGTAAGTGCATTAGGATGTCCATCAGCGGCAGCAAGTTTTACAGTAATTAAATCAGGTCCAGCTGTTGCAGTTGGAGAAGGCTTTACAGTAAGCAATGCGTTCACTGACAATCAGACCTTAACCGTTACGGTAGAAGGATTTGGAGACTATGTATATTCATTAGACAATGGTCCATTCTTAGACAATGACGGCATCTTCCTAAACATCACGCCGGGACTACACACAGTAGTGGTTCGTGATCTAAATTCATGTGAAGATGACTTAGTGTTGGAAGTATTTGCCATTAATTATCCACACTTCTTTACACCAAATGGAGATGGATTTAACGACACTTGGAATATTCCAACCTTAGCTAGTGATCTAAGCGCAAAAATTTATATATTTGATCGCTACGGAAAACTAATCAAACAAATCAGTCCAAGTGGCGAAGGATGGAACGGAACTTTCAACGGAAAAGAACTTCCATCATCAGATTACTGGTTTACAGTATTCTACTTAGAAAACGGAACAAACAAGGAATTTAAAGCCCATTTCTCATTAAAACGATAA
- a CDS encoding PorP/SprF family type IX secretion system membrane protein: protein MNFKKRYLVLLLLLSQLSFSQEGIAVYSDYLTDNYYLIHPSMAGAANCAKIRGTARQQWFGTDDAPALQTLSFNGRLGERSGVGVILFNDRNGYHSQKGAKITYAHHIMFSRDMVDLNQLSFGMSAGLVQSQLDETEFLASGQYDPNVDGTIVQKDSYFNVDVGASYNYLDFYAHVTVKNVLANKRELYSDIESDNLRKFLVSAGYVFGTSETLTFEPSVLFQAVSETEEKSIDLNMKVYKELNFGKLWGGVSYRRSLDGAQFVDGNGISDQKLQYITPIIGVNYKNFMFAYTYSALLGNVKFDNGGFHQITIGIDLFCQQDKYDCHCPAIN from the coding sequence ATGAATTTTAAAAAGAGGTATCTAGTATTACTATTATTATTGTCACAGTTGTCATTTTCTCAGGAAGGCATAGCTGTCTATTCAGATTATCTAACAGATAATTATTATTTAATCCATCCTTCGATGGCAGGCGCAGCAAATTGTGCAAAAATTAGAGGAACCGCAAGACAGCAATGGTTTGGTACAGATGATGCTCCAGCATTGCAGACACTAAGTTTTAATGGAAGATTAGGAGAGCGTTCGGGTGTAGGGGTTATCTTATTTAATGACAGAAACGGTTACCATTCACAGAAAGGTGCCAAGATTACTTACGCACATCATATTATGTTTTCGCGCGATATGGTCGATTTGAATCAACTGTCTTTTGGTATGAGCGCAGGTCTTGTACAAAGTCAACTAGATGAAACAGAATTTCTAGCGTCAGGTCAGTACGATCCTAATGTCGATGGAACTATAGTTCAAAAAGATTCTTATTTCAATGTAGATGTAGGTGCATCTTATAATTACCTTGACTTTTATGCACATGTAACTGTAAAGAATGTTCTTGCTAATAAGAGAGAACTATACAGCGATATCGAAAGTGATAATCTGAGAAAATTCCTAGTTAGTGCAGGGTATGTATTTGGTACTTCAGAAACATTAACTTTTGAGCCATCCGTGCTTTTTCAAGCAGTAAGTGAGACCGAAGAGAAATCTATTGATTTAAACATGAAAGTTTACAAAGAACTAAATTTTGGAAAACTGTGGGGTGGAGTATCTTACAGAAGAAGTTTAGATGGTGCTCAGTTTGTAGATGGTAATGGTATATCAGATCAGAAGCTTCAGTATATAACGCCAATTATTGGTGTTAACTACAAAAACTTCATGTTTGCTTACACCTATTCAGCACTTCTTGGAAATGTGAAGTTTGATAATGGTGGATTTCATCAAATTACTATTGGTATTGATTTATTCTGCCAGCAAGACAAATACGACTGTCATTGTCCAGCTATTAATTAA
- a CDS encoding gamma carbonic anhydrase family protein: MVIKSIKGKSPNIPEDCFIAENATIIGDVSFGKECSVWYNAVVRGDVNSITIGNKVNIQDGAVIHCTYQKHATVIGNNVSIGHNAIVHGCVVHDNVLIGMGAIVMDNCVIESNSIIAAGAVVTQNTIVEAGSIYAGVPAVKVKDIDKSAFAGEIERIANNYLMYSSWQK; the protein is encoded by the coding sequence ATGGTAATCAAATCAATTAAAGGGAAAAGTCCAAATATACCGGAGGACTGTTTTATCGCGGAGAATGCGACAATTATTGGAGATGTCAGTTTTGGAAAGGAGTGCAGCGTGTGGTACAATGCAGTAGTTAGGGGCGACGTTAATTCAATAACTATAGGTAATAAGGTAAATATACAGGACGGAGCAGTTATTCACTGTACCTATCAAAAACACGCCACAGTGATAGGTAATAATGTTTCTATCGGTCACAATGCAATTGTTCATGGTTGCGTTGTTCACGACAACGTTTTGATAGGAATGGGCGCAATTGTAATGGATAATTGTGTGATTGAATCAAACTCAATAATTGCTGCTGGGGCGGTAGTTACCCAAAATACAATCGTTGAAGCAGGAAGTATATATGCAGGAGTACCAGCAGTGAAGGTAAAGGATATCGATAAGTCGGCATTTGCGGGCGAAATTGAGCGCATTGCTAATAACTATCTAATGTATTCTAGCTGGCAGAAATAG
- the murI gene encoding glutamate racemase, which yields MIKNQPIGLFDSGVGGLSIWKDLVRLLPMEDTIYLADSKNAPYGQKRKHEIIELSFKNTELLIQMGCKIIVVACNTATTNAIKELRIRYDIPFIGIEPALKPAVNNSTTKVIGILATQGTLSSELFANRVAEYKNTKIIEQVGHGLVSLIERGDLESAEMTTLLEVYLQPMIAHNIDYLVLGCTHYPFLINQIKKIVPATVTIIDSGAAVARQTQKLLTQLDGLKSELGGKATFFTNSDSTVMRQLLGDNSNIHFKDF from the coding sequence ATGATTAAAAATCAACCAATCGGCCTTTTCGATTCGGGTGTCGGCGGACTTTCTATTTGGAAGGATCTCGTTCGATTACTTCCGATGGAAGATACTATTTACCTTGCCGACAGCAAAAATGCTCCATACGGTCAGAAAAGAAAACACGAAATTATTGAGCTTAGCTTTAAAAATACCGAACTTCTTATACAGATGGGTTGCAAAATAATAGTTGTGGCTTGTAACACCGCTACAACTAACGCTATCAAAGAATTACGCATCAGATACGATATACCTTTCATTGGTATTGAACCCGCATTAAAGCCCGCAGTAAATAATTCGACAACGAAAGTCATCGGTATTCTTGCAACGCAAGGAACCTTGAGTAGTGAGTTATTTGCCAACAGGGTTGCCGAATATAAAAACACAAAAATAATTGAACAAGTAGGTCACGGATTGGTCAGTCTCATAGAAAGAGGTGATTTAGAATCCGCAGAAATGACAACATTACTTGAGGTATATCTTCAGCCGATGATTGCTCACAATATTGATTATCTCGTTTTAGGATGTACCCACTACCCTTTTCTTATCAATCAGATTAAGAAAATTGTTCCCGCAACAGTCACAATCATTGATTCTGGTGCTGCTGTTGCGAGACAAACTCAAAAATTATTAACGCAACTAGATGGCCTCAAAAGCGAACTAGGCGGTAAAGCTACATTCTTTACAAATTCAGATAGTACCGTAATGAGACAACTTCTCGGAGACAATAGCAATATTCATTTTAAAGACTTTTAA